The following coding sequences lie in one Arabidopsis thaliana chromosome 3, partial sequence genomic window:
- a CDS encoding E3 UFM1-protein ligase-like protein (unknown protein; CONTAINS InterPro DOMAIN/s: Protein of unknown function DUF2042 (InterPro:IPR018611); Has 559 Blast hits to 533 proteins in 154 species: Archae - 3; Bacteria - 32; Metazoa - 305; Fungi - 42; Plants - 50; Viruses - 3; Other Eukaryotes - 124 (source: NCBI BLink).): MDDELLELQRQFEFAQQVKSSVRLSDRNVVELVQKLQELGVIDFDLLHTVTGKEYITQEQLRNEITREISKLGRVSVIDLADTIGVDLYHVEKQAQDVVLNDPGLMLVQGEIISQSYWDSIAEEINERLQECSQIAVAELAGQLQVGSELVQSVLEPRLGTLVKARLEGGQLYTPAYVERVTAMVRGASRGIFVPSNLSALWAPLQQLVQETNGASGVAVENSFFQSIFNRLLKEEEMLGSLRAGTHWTPSAFATAQKECVDSSFSQNSYISYESMQKLGISQAVQFLQSRYPDGTPLAAVFIHSSMIEMLDSATEDAIEQNSWIDSLSVLPSSFTSQDANKMLLLCPSVQSALKAEKALILGESYVLSSGFIKGIYDQIEKEADAFSIQASTATLIHPSSKSSESTESIPANTDKGSKKKKGKSASTKAATVETVPDDEEDARPKSKRNQKKGRDSSSSQKLDSKAGGKKESVKAQESNNIIPPDEWVMKKIVDSVPEFEDDGTENPDSILKHLADHMKPMLINSLKERRKKIFTENADRMRRLIDDLQKKLDESFLNMQLYEKALDLFEDDQSTAVVLHRHLLRTTAATIADTLLHGLDIHNKMKNGTEVEESKTQDLVLLDSSERTALAKNLNGSLSKKALALVEALEGKRVDTFMVTFRDLAEESGLVLKKLDKKLERTLLHSYRKDLISQVSTESDPIALLAKVVSLLFIKIHNKALQAPGRAIAAAISHLKEKLDESAYKTLTDYQTATVTLLALMSASSGEEHDCSADRILTKRELLESQMPLLRTLVLGDSQPQQS; this comes from the exons ATGGATGATGAATTGTTGGAATTGCAGCGTCAGTTCGAGTTCGCTCAACAGGTGAAGTCAAGCGTGAGATTGTCGGATCGAAATGTTGTCGAATTGGTTCAGAAGCTTCAGGAGCTTGGCGTTATTGACTTCGATCTGCTTCATACCGTCACCGGAAAAGAATACATCACTCAG GAGCAATTGAGGAATGAAATTACTCGTGAGATCAGTAAATTGGGACGTGTCTCTGTTATTGATCTGGCAGATACGATTGGGGTTGATTTGTATCATGTGGAGAAGCAAGCACAAGATGTGGTGTTGAATGATCCAGGGTTAATGTTAGTTCAGGGAGAAATAATATCACAAAGTTATTGGGATTCGATTGCAGAAGAAATTAATGAGAGGCTTCAAGAGTGTAGCCAAATTGCTGTGGCTGAACTTGCTGGTCAGTTACAGGTTGGCTCTGAGTTGGTGCAATCGGTTTTAGAGCCTCGACTTGGAACTTTG GTGAAAGCTAGGCTAGAAGGTGGACAGTTATATACACCTGCTTATGTAGAACGTGTGACCGCTATGGTTCGAGGTGCTTCCAGGGGTATATTTGTTCCTTCCAATTTGTCGGCATTGTGGGCACCATTGCAACAGTTGGTACAAGAAACGAATGGAGCCAGTGGAGTTGCTGTTGAGAATTCATTTTTCCAGTCTATATTTAACCGACTGTTGAAGGAAGAGGAGATGCTTGGATCACTACGTGCTGGAACCCATTGGACTCCTAGT GCTTTTGCAACTGCTCAAAAGGAATGCGTAGACTCTTCTTTTTCACAG AATTCCTACATCTCCTATGAGAGCATGCAGAAGCTTGGGATTTCTCAAGCTGTGCAGTTCTTACAG TCTAGATACCCAGATGGCACACCTTTAGCTGCTGTATTTATTCATTCCTCAATGATTGAGATGCTGGATTCTGCAACTGAGGATGCTATTGAACAAAACAGTTG GATCGATTCCCTCTCTGTATTACCTTCATCGTTCACGTCACAGGATGCAAACAAGATGTTGCTTCTTTGTCCCTCTGTCCAATCAGCTCTCAAG GCTGAGAAAGCACTTATCTTGGGCGAATCCTATGTCCTAAGCAGTGGCTTTATCAAg GGAATATATGATCAAATTGAGAAAGAGGCAGATGCTTTTAGCATCCAAGCTTCTACTGCTACTTTGATACATCCTTCAAGCAAGTCGTCAGAGTCGACAGAAAGCATACCTGCCAATACAGATAAAGggtcaaagaagaaaaaaggaaagtcTGCAAGCACGAAGGCAGCTACCGTTGAAACTGTTccagatgatgaagaggatgCCCGTCCAAAATCTAAGAGAAACCAGAAGAAAGGAAGGGATTCATCTTCATCACAGAAGTTGGATTCAAAAGCAGGAGGCAAGAAAGAGTCAGTTAAGGCGCAAGAAAGTAATAACATTATTCCGCCAGACGAATGGGTGATGAAAAAGATCGTCGACTCTGTACCTGAATTTGAAGATGATG GTACGGAGAACCCAGATTCGATTCTTAAGCATTTAGCTGATCATATGAAACCGATGCTCATTAATTCActgaaggagagaagaaagaaaatcttcacAGAAAATGCAGATAGAATGAGGCGCTTGATTGATGATCTGCAGAAAAAGCTTGATGAG TCTTTCCTAAATATGCAGCTGTACGAAAAAGCGCTAGACCTTTTCGAAGATGACCAATCAACTGCA GTTGTTTTACATAGGCATCTGCTGAGAACAACAGCAGCTACAATTGCTGATACACTTCTTCATGGCTTG GACATCcacaacaaaatgaagaatggTACTGAAGTTGAAGAATCCAAAACGCAAGATCTAGTGTTGCTTGATTCTTCTGAGAGAACAGCCCTT GCTAAGAATCTCAACGGTTCACTTTCAAAAAAGGCTCTTGCACTAGTTGAGGCATTGGAAGGAAAG cGTGTAGACACTTTCATGGTCACCTTCAGAGACCTGGCAGAAGAAAG TGGGTTAGTCTTGAAGAAGCTTGACAAAAAACTGGAAAGGACACTCCTACATTCATATCGTAAG GATTTGATATCTCAAGTTTCCACCGAATCAGACCCTATTGCACTTCTCGCTAAAGTTGTCTCCCTCCTTTTTATTAAG ATTCACAATAAAGCTTTACAAGCCCCTGGTAGAGCCATTGCTGCGGCTATTTCACACTTGAAG GAAAAACTTGATGAATCTGCGTACAAGACTCTGACAGATTACCAAACAGCAACTGTAACTCTTCTTGCTCTAATGTCAGCTTCATCCGGCGAG GAACATGATTGCTCCGCAGACAGAATCTTGACCAAACGGGAACTTCTCGAGAGCCAGATGCCATTGCTTAGAACCCTCGTCCTTGGTGACTCGCAGCCACAACAATCCTAA
- a CDS encoding E3 UFM1-protein ligase-like protein, whose translation MDDELLELQRQFEFAQQVKSSVRLSDRNVVELVQKLQELGVIDFDLLHTVTGKEYITQEQLRNEITREISKLGRVSVIDLADTIGVDLYHVEKQAQDVVLNDPGLMLVQGEIISQSYWDSIAEEINERLQECSQIAVAELAGQLQVGSELVQSVLEPRLGTLVKARLEGGQLYTPAYVERVTAMVRGASRGIFVPSNLSALWAPLQQLVQETNGASGVAVENSFFQSIFNRLLKEEEMLGSLRAGTHWTPSAFATAQKECVDSSFSQNSYISYESMQKLGISQAVQFLQSRYPDGTPLAAVFIHSSMIEMLDSATEDAIEQNSWIDSLSVLPSSFTSQDANKMLLLCPSVQSALKAEKALILGESYVLSSGFIKGIYDQIEKEADAFSIQASTATLIHPSSKSSESTESIPANTDKGSKKKKGKSASTKAATVETVPDDEEDARPKSKRNQKKGRDSSSSQKLDSKAGGKKESVKAQESNNIIPPDEWVMKKIVDSVPEFEDDGTENPDSILKHLADHMKPMLINSLKERRKKIFTENADRMRRLIDDLQKKLDESFLNMQLYEKALDLFEDDQSTAVVLHRHLLRTTAATIADTLLHGLDIHNKMKNGTEVEESKTQDLVLLDSSERTALAKNLNGSLSKKALALVEALEGKRVDTFMVTFRDLAEESGLVLKKLDKKLERTLLHSYRKDLISQVSTESDPIALLAKVVSLLFIKIHNKALQAPGRAIAAAISHLKEKLDESAYKTLTDYQTATVTLLALMSASSGEVHILLLFCGLQMFI comes from the exons ATGGATGATGAATTGTTGGAATTGCAGCGTCAGTTCGAGTTCGCTCAACAGGTGAAGTCAAGCGTGAGATTGTCGGATCGAAATGTTGTCGAATTGGTTCAGAAGCTTCAGGAGCTTGGCGTTATTGACTTCGATCTGCTTCATACCGTCACCGGAAAAGAATACATCACTCAG GAGCAATTGAGGAATGAAATTACTCGTGAGATCAGTAAATTGGGACGTGTCTCTGTTATTGATCTGGCAGATACGATTGGGGTTGATTTGTATCATGTGGAGAAGCAAGCACAAGATGTGGTGTTGAATGATCCAGGGTTAATGTTAGTTCAGGGAGAAATAATATCACAAAGTTATTGGGATTCGATTGCAGAAGAAATTAATGAGAGGCTTCAAGAGTGTAGCCAAATTGCTGTGGCTGAACTTGCTGGTCAGTTACAGGTTGGCTCTGAGTTGGTGCAATCGGTTTTAGAGCCTCGACTTGGAACTTTG GTGAAAGCTAGGCTAGAAGGTGGACAGTTATATACACCTGCTTATGTAGAACGTGTGACCGCTATGGTTCGAGGTGCTTCCAGGGGTATATTTGTTCCTTCCAATTTGTCGGCATTGTGGGCACCATTGCAACAGTTGGTACAAGAAACGAATGGAGCCAGTGGAGTTGCTGTTGAGAATTCATTTTTCCAGTCTATATTTAACCGACTGTTGAAGGAAGAGGAGATGCTTGGATCACTACGTGCTGGAACCCATTGGACTCCTAGT GCTTTTGCAACTGCTCAAAAGGAATGCGTAGACTCTTCTTTTTCACAG AATTCCTACATCTCCTATGAGAGCATGCAGAAGCTTGGGATTTCTCAAGCTGTGCAGTTCTTACAG TCTAGATACCCAGATGGCACACCTTTAGCTGCTGTATTTATTCATTCCTCAATGATTGAGATGCTGGATTCTGCAACTGAGGATGCTATTGAACAAAACAGTTG GATCGATTCCCTCTCTGTATTACCTTCATCGTTCACGTCACAGGATGCAAACAAGATGTTGCTTCTTTGTCCCTCTGTCCAATCAGCTCTCAAG GCTGAGAAAGCACTTATCTTGGGCGAATCCTATGTCCTAAGCAGTGGCTTTATCAAg GGAATATATGATCAAATTGAGAAAGAGGCAGATGCTTTTAGCATCCAAGCTTCTACTGCTACTTTGATACATCCTTCAAGCAAGTCGTCAGAGTCGACAGAAAGCATACCTGCCAATACAGATAAAGggtcaaagaagaaaaaaggaaagtcTGCAAGCACGAAGGCAGCTACCGTTGAAACTGTTccagatgatgaagaggatgCCCGTCCAAAATCTAAGAGAAACCAGAAGAAAGGAAGGGATTCATCTTCATCACAGAAGTTGGATTCAAAAGCAGGAGGCAAGAAAGAGTCAGTTAAGGCGCAAGAAAGTAATAACATTATTCCGCCAGACGAATGGGTGATGAAAAAGATCGTCGACTCTGTACCTGAATTTGAAGATGATG GTACGGAGAACCCAGATTCGATTCTTAAGCATTTAGCTGATCATATGAAACCGATGCTCATTAATTCActgaaggagagaagaaagaaaatcttcacAGAAAATGCAGATAGAATGAGGCGCTTGATTGATGATCTGCAGAAAAAGCTTGATGAG TCTTTCCTAAATATGCAGCTGTACGAAAAAGCGCTAGACCTTTTCGAAGATGACCAATCAACTGCA GTTGTTTTACATAGGCATCTGCTGAGAACAACAGCAGCTACAATTGCTGATACACTTCTTCATGGCTTG GACATCcacaacaaaatgaagaatggTACTGAAGTTGAAGAATCCAAAACGCAAGATCTAGTGTTGCTTGATTCTTCTGAGAGAACAGCCCTT GCTAAGAATCTCAACGGTTCACTTTCAAAAAAGGCTCTTGCACTAGTTGAGGCATTGGAAGGAAAG cGTGTAGACACTTTCATGGTCACCTTCAGAGACCTGGCAGAAGAAAG TGGGTTAGTCTTGAAGAAGCTTGACAAAAAACTGGAAAGGACACTCCTACATTCATATCGTAAG GATTTGATATCTCAAGTTTCCACCGAATCAGACCCTATTGCACTTCTCGCTAAAGTTGTCTCCCTCCTTTTTATTAAG ATTCACAATAAAGCTTTACAAGCCCCTGGTAGAGCCATTGCTGCGGCTATTTCACACTTGAAG GAAAAACTTGATGAATCTGCGTACAAGACTCTGACAGATTACCAAACAGCAACTGTAACTCTTCTTGCTCTAATGTCAGCTTCATCCGGCGAGGTTCATATCCTTCTCTTATTTTGTGGGCTACAAATGTTCATTTGA
- a CDS encoding E3 UFM1-protein ligase-like protein (unknown protein; INVOLVED IN: biological_process unknown; EXPRESSED IN: 24 plant structures; EXPRESSED DURING: 13 growth stages; CONTAINS InterPro DOMAIN/s: Protein of unknown function DUF2042 (InterPro:IPR018611).) yields MDDELLELQRQFEFAQQVKSSVRLSDRNVVELVQKLQELGVIDFDLLHTVTGKEYITQEQLRNEITREISKLGRVSVIDLADTIGVDLYHVEKQAQDVVLNDPGLMLVQGEIISQSYWDSIAEEINERLQECSQIAVAELAGQLQVGSELVQSVLEPRLGTLVKARLEGGQLYTPAYVERVTAMVRGASRGIFVPSNLSALWAPLQQLVQETNGASGVAVENSFFQSIFNRLLKEEEMLGSLRAGTHWTPSNSYISYESMQKLGISQAVQFLQSRYPDGTPLAAVFIHSSMIEMLDSATEDAIEQNSWIDSLSVLPSSFTSQDANKMLLLCPSVQSALKAEKALILGESYVLSSGFIKGIYDQIEKEADAFSIQASTATLIHPSSKSSESTESIPANTDKGSKKKKGKSASTKAATVETVPDDEEDARPKSKRNQKKGRDSSSSQKLDSKAGGKKESVKAQESNNIIPPDEWVMKKIVDSVPEFEDDGTENPDSILKHLADHMKPMLINSLKERRKKIFTENADRMRRLIDDLQKKLDESFLNMQLYEKALDLFEDDQSTAVVLHRHLLRTTAATIADTLLHGLDIHNKMKNGTEVEESKTQDLVLLDSSERTALAKNLNGSLSKKALALVEALEGKRVDTFMVTFRDLAEESGLVLKKLDKKLERTLLHSYRKDLISQVSTESDPIALLAKVVSLLFIKIHNKALQAPGRAIAAAISHLKEKLDESAYKTLTDYQTATVTLLALMSASSGEEHDCSADRILTKRELLESQMPLLRTLVLGDSQPQQS; encoded by the exons ATGGATGATGAATTGTTGGAATTGCAGCGTCAGTTCGAGTTCGCTCAACAGGTGAAGTCAAGCGTGAGATTGTCGGATCGAAATGTTGTCGAATTGGTTCAGAAGCTTCAGGAGCTTGGCGTTATTGACTTCGATCTGCTTCATACCGTCACCGGAAAAGAATACATCACTCAG GAGCAATTGAGGAATGAAATTACTCGTGAGATCAGTAAATTGGGACGTGTCTCTGTTATTGATCTGGCAGATACGATTGGGGTTGATTTGTATCATGTGGAGAAGCAAGCACAAGATGTGGTGTTGAATGATCCAGGGTTAATGTTAGTTCAGGGAGAAATAATATCACAAAGTTATTGGGATTCGATTGCAGAAGAAATTAATGAGAGGCTTCAAGAGTGTAGCCAAATTGCTGTGGCTGAACTTGCTGGTCAGTTACAGGTTGGCTCTGAGTTGGTGCAATCGGTTTTAGAGCCTCGACTTGGAACTTTG GTGAAAGCTAGGCTAGAAGGTGGACAGTTATATACACCTGCTTATGTAGAACGTGTGACCGCTATGGTTCGAGGTGCTTCCAGGGGTATATTTGTTCCTTCCAATTTGTCGGCATTGTGGGCACCATTGCAACAGTTGGTACAAGAAACGAATGGAGCCAGTGGAGTTGCTGTTGAGAATTCATTTTTCCAGTCTATATTTAACCGACTGTTGAAGGAAGAGGAGATGCTTGGATCACTACGTGCTGGAACCCATTGGACTCCTAGT AATTCCTACATCTCCTATGAGAGCATGCAGAAGCTTGGGATTTCTCAAGCTGTGCAGTTCTTACAG TCTAGATACCCAGATGGCACACCTTTAGCTGCTGTATTTATTCATTCCTCAATGATTGAGATGCTGGATTCTGCAACTGAGGATGCTATTGAACAAAACAGTTG GATCGATTCCCTCTCTGTATTACCTTCATCGTTCACGTCACAGGATGCAAACAAGATGTTGCTTCTTTGTCCCTCTGTCCAATCAGCTCTCAAG GCTGAGAAAGCACTTATCTTGGGCGAATCCTATGTCCTAAGCAGTGGCTTTATCAAg GGAATATATGATCAAATTGAGAAAGAGGCAGATGCTTTTAGCATCCAAGCTTCTACTGCTACTTTGATACATCCTTCAAGCAAGTCGTCAGAGTCGACAGAAAGCATACCTGCCAATACAGATAAAGggtcaaagaagaaaaaaggaaagtcTGCAAGCACGAAGGCAGCTACCGTTGAAACTGTTccagatgatgaagaggatgCCCGTCCAAAATCTAAGAGAAACCAGAAGAAAGGAAGGGATTCATCTTCATCACAGAAGTTGGATTCAAAAGCAGGAGGCAAGAAAGAGTCAGTTAAGGCGCAAGAAAGTAATAACATTATTCCGCCAGACGAATGGGTGATGAAAAAGATCGTCGACTCTGTACCTGAATTTGAAGATGATG GTACGGAGAACCCAGATTCGATTCTTAAGCATTTAGCTGATCATATGAAACCGATGCTCATTAATTCActgaaggagagaagaaagaaaatcttcacAGAAAATGCAGATAGAATGAGGCGCTTGATTGATGATCTGCAGAAAAAGCTTGATGAG TCTTTCCTAAATATGCAGCTGTACGAAAAAGCGCTAGACCTTTTCGAAGATGACCAATCAACTGCA GTTGTTTTACATAGGCATCTGCTGAGAACAACAGCAGCTACAATTGCTGATACACTTCTTCATGGCTTG GACATCcacaacaaaatgaagaatggTACTGAAGTTGAAGAATCCAAAACGCAAGATCTAGTGTTGCTTGATTCTTCTGAGAGAACAGCCCTT GCTAAGAATCTCAACGGTTCACTTTCAAAAAAGGCTCTTGCACTAGTTGAGGCATTGGAAGGAAAG cGTGTAGACACTTTCATGGTCACCTTCAGAGACCTGGCAGAAGAAAG TGGGTTAGTCTTGAAGAAGCTTGACAAAAAACTGGAAAGGACACTCCTACATTCATATCGTAAG GATTTGATATCTCAAGTTTCCACCGAATCAGACCCTATTGCACTTCTCGCTAAAGTTGTCTCCCTCCTTTTTATTAAG ATTCACAATAAAGCTTTACAAGCCCCTGGTAGAGCCATTGCTGCGGCTATTTCACACTTGAAG GAAAAACTTGATGAATCTGCGTACAAGACTCTGACAGATTACCAAACAGCAACTGTAACTCTTCTTGCTCTAATGTCAGCTTCATCCGGCGAG GAACATGATTGCTCCGCAGACAGAATCTTGACCAAACGGGAACTTCTCGAGAGCCAGATGCCATTGCTTAGAACCCTCGTCCTTGGTGACTCGCAGCCACAACAATCCTAA
- the HSP17.4 gene encoding heat shock protein 17.4 (heat shock protein 17.4 (HSP17.4); INVOLVED IN: response to heat; LOCATED IN: cellular_component unknown; EXPRESSED IN: 15 plant structures; EXPRESSED DURING: M germinated pollen stage, LP.04 four leaves visible, 4 anthesis, C globular stage, petal differentiation and expansion stage; CONTAINS InterPro DOMAIN/s: Heat shock protein Hsp20 (InterPro:IPR002068), HSP20-like chaperone (InterPro:IPR008978); BEST Arabidopsis thaliana protein match is: HSP20-like chaperones superfamily protein (TAIR:AT1G53540.1); Has 7056 Blast hits to 7055 proteins in 1590 species: Archae - 177; Bacteria - 4281; Metazoa - 88; Fungi - 291; Plants - 1609; Viruses - 0; Other Eukaryotes - 610 (source: NCBI BLink).) — MSLVPSFFGGRRTNVFDPFSLDVWDPFEGFLTPGLTNAPAKDVAAFTNAKVDWRETPEAHVFKADVPGLKKEEVKVEVEDGNILQISGERSSENEEKSDTWHRVERSSGKFMRRFRLPENAKVEEVKASMENGVLSVTVPKVQESKPEVKSVDISG, encoded by the coding sequence ATGTCTCTAGTTCCGAGCTTTTTTGGAGGCCGAAGAACAAACGTGTTCGACCCATTTTCACTAGACGTATGGGATCCGTTCGAAGGATTCTTGACGCCCGGGTTGACAAACGCACCTGCCAAGGACGTGGCAGCGTTCACAAACGCTAAAGTGGACTGGAGGGAGACACCTGAAGCGCATGTGTTCAAGGCGGACGTGCCTGGGCTTAAGAAGGAAGAGGTGAAGGTGGAGGTTGAAGATGGTAACATACTTCAGATAAGCGGTGAGAGGAGCAGTGAGAATGAAGAGAAGAGTGACACATGGCACCGTGTGGAGCGGTCAAGTGGGAAGTTCATGAGGAGGTTTCGGTTGCCAGAGAATGCAAAGGTGGAGGAAGTAAAGGCGAGTATGGAGAATGGGGTGTTGTCGGTTACGGTGCCGAAAGTTCAGGAGAGTAAGCCGGAGGTCAAGTCCGTTGATATCTCTGGTTAA
- a CDS encoding ER protein carbohydrate-binding protein (BEST Arabidopsis thaliana protein match is: receptor protein kinase-related (TAIR:AT3G46270.1); Has 38685 Blast hits to 11525 proteins in 945 species: Archae - 63; Bacteria - 11586; Metazoa - 8974; Fungi - 2953; Plants - 5350; Viruses - 724; Other Eukaryotes - 9035 (source: NCBI BLink).) — protein MIHAGVNIDCGTSLPGVDNNNLKWVGDQDFITSGDSATISSTTVEKSLTTLRYFPTGDSNCYSNIPVTKGGKVLVRTMFYYGNYDGKSSTPSFSVVFEGKHRGTLSISSAFEPYLLELIFSPAGGETSVCFVRTSSSSNPFVSSIEVVDLDDGMYAELGPGEGRFWLPSEINILVTGIQSTAVSIDTSGASNKPPESVLRNSWTGEGLSLVDPTLPSAGVPVYLAMYFSEPLESSLRSFNIFFGGKQVGRGPVVPLFGKATQVVVRDVVASSSTLLTLWSTSSALLPPMINAAELYVISKGTSESTGGNETGSGSGSGSGGSGGGGSGSSGSGSGSGGTSKGGTGGGSTNGKSSKLPIILGVVSPVAFVLVAYVFIAIILANRRKVRLQALAMPTSTVATMGTGPSTLFTQQMDNDSTSNQPTNEMGEIDDLTG, from the exons ATGATTCATGCAGGCGTAAACATAGACTGTGGAACGTCATTGCCAGGCGTAGACAACAACAACCTAAAATGGGTCGGAGACCAAGACTTCATCACATCCGGAGACTCGGCTACTATTTCGTCCACCACCGTTGAGAAATCCCTCACCACACTTCGGTACTTTCCCACGGGCGACTCCAATTGCTACTCCAACATTCCGGTTACAAAAGGCGGAAAAGTTCTAGTGAGAACCATGTTTTACTACGGGAATTACGACGGGAAGTCCTCAACCCCATCCTTCAGCGTAGTGTTTGAAGGGAAACACCGAGGCACCCTATCGATATCCTCAGCATTCGAACCTTACCTTCTGGAGTTGATATTTTCCCCGGCCGGTGGAGAGACCAGCGTCTGTTTTGTACGtacttcttcatcatcaaacccTTTTGTGTCTTCCATTGAAGTTGTCGACTTGGATGATGGCATGTATGCCGAGCTTGGTCCTGGTGAAG GTAGGTTTTGGCTTCCATCCGAGATAAACATATTGGTGACGGGAATACAGTCCACGGCTGTATCCATTGATACCTCTGGTGCATCAAACAAGCCGCCTGAGTCCGTCCTCCGTAACTCTTGGACCGGGGAAGGCTTATCATTAGTCGACCCTACTCTTCCTTCAGCAGGAGTTCCGGTGTACTTGGCTATGTATTTCTCGGAGCCTCTAGAGTCAAGTTTACGATCgttcaacattttctttggtGGTAAGCAAGTTGGTAGGGGTCCTGTTGTGCCTTTGTTTGGAAAAGCAACTCAAGTGGTCGTGAGAGATGTGGTGGCCAGTTCAAGCACCCTACTGACGCTCTGGTCCACTTCTAGTGCGCTTTTACCGCCCATGATAAATGCGGCCGAGCTTTATGTAATTAGTAAGGGTACAAGCGAAAGCACAGGCGGAAACGAAACTGGTTCCGGTTCAGGATCAGGATCCGGTGGaagtggaggaggaggatctGGGAGCAGTGGATCCGGATCtg GCTCAGGTGGGACTAGCAAAGGAGGAACTGGAG GTGGATCAACCAATGGAAAGAGCAGTAAACTGCCAATTATACTCGGTGTAGTGTCACCGGTTGCGTTTGTTCTTGTCGCATATGTGTTCATCGCTATAATCTTAGCTAATCGTCGCAAAGTGAGGCTGCAAGCCTTGGCTATGCCTACGTCCACag TGGCTACTATGGGGACTGGACCGTCAACTCTGTTCACACAACAGATGGACAATGATTCTACATCAAACCAGCCTACAAATGAAATGGGAGAGATCGACGACCTTACTGGATGA